A stretch of the Prochlorococcus marinus str. MIT 0918 genome encodes the following:
- a CDS encoding DUF3153 domain-containing protein, translating to MSRETTLKLAEEALARGSYHECITSLETLLEQDSLLTSNGAKLGILMITALVGTGESSKALSYCKQLTKHKDDSIRQQAKQLLSILASPELERPKSWSIEIPNLNINSLSKNKNYINKQKPKKIEPKAPTGETKDLKIGFTLTTLTILLLLTFLLSGCMRFTTEIQLKGADKLAINWSIKSNSNKILPWQEEFISSIRELTPKLNIETTEEGIQNIYSQSLNSKDANILLKNTLLRASNTAGVEMPPTNMNLQEKNWLIGIQQNLDLNIDLTKFPEIPGLKIEVNINPLSPKSIPKGSPVQPTINDKNINWQLQLGNINKLSIHKWHWSRLGLGTIGIICIMLLSLIIQNIKLQMGFGFPELPP from the coding sequence ATGAGTCGGGAAACGACTCTAAAACTAGCTGAAGAAGCTTTAGCCAGAGGTTCTTACCATGAATGTATTACATCTCTAGAAACACTTCTGGAACAAGATTCTCTTCTTACCTCAAATGGAGCAAAATTAGGAATATTAATGATCACAGCTTTAGTAGGCACTGGAGAATCCTCAAAAGCTCTTTCTTATTGCAAACAACTCACAAAACACAAAGATGATTCTATTCGCCAACAAGCTAAACAATTACTCTCAATATTAGCCTCGCCTGAATTAGAGAGGCCTAAAAGCTGGTCAATCGAGATACCTAATTTAAATATTAATAGTTTAAGCAAAAATAAGAATTATATTAATAAGCAGAAGCCAAAGAAAATTGAACCCAAAGCTCCTACTGGGGAGACAAAAGATCTAAAGATAGGGTTTACATTAACAACACTAACAATTCTTTTACTATTAACATTTCTTCTGAGTGGGTGTATGAGGTTTACCACCGAAATTCAATTAAAAGGGGCAGATAAGTTAGCGATAAATTGGTCTATTAAAAGTAATTCTAATAAAATCCTACCTTGGCAAGAAGAATTTATTTCTTCAATAAGAGAATTAACTCCTAAATTAAATATAGAAACTACTGAAGAAGGAATTCAAAATATTTATTCTCAATCATTAAATTCGAAAGATGCAAATATTTTATTAAAGAATACCCTTTTAAGAGCCTCTAATACAGCTGGAGTTGAAATGCCTCCAACAAATATGAATTTGCAGGAAAAAAATTGGCTAATAGGAATACAACAAAATCTTGATTTAAATATTGATCTTACGAAATTCCCAGAGATACCAGGACTAAAAATAGAAGTTAATATTAATCCTTTATCGCCTAAGTCAATTCCTAAAGGCAGCCCAGTTCAACCAACAATTAACGATAAAAACATCAATTGGCAACTTCAATTAGGAAATATAAATAAATTATCTATTCATAAATGGCATTGGAGTCGACTTGGGCTAGGGACTATAGGGATTATTTGCATAATGCTTCTAAGTTTAATTATTCAAAATATTAAGCTTCAAATGGGATTTGGCTTCCCTGAATTGCCTCCATAA
- the argB gene encoding acetylglutamate kinase, with amino-acid sequence MILNNYSSDTKKSIQTSHCDQDSIRVSVLSEALPYIQKFSGRRIVIKYGGAAMKNEKLKEAVFRDIALLSTVGAHPIIIHGGGPEINQWLSKLKINSQFRDGLRVTDSATMDIVEMVLVGRVNKQIVNGINKLGASSVGLCGIDGRLIEARPLGDGSHGLVGEVARVNPEVIEPLIDKGYIPVISSVASSEVGTNYNINADTVAGEIAAAIGAEKLILLTDTPGILEKENDSNTLIQQIRLSEARKLIENEIVKGGMMPKTKCCIRALAQGVSAAHIIDGRISHALLLELFTDKGIGTMIIGRG; translated from the coding sequence ATGATATTAAATAATTATTCTTCAGACACAAAAAAATCAATACAGACTAGTCATTGCGATCAAGACTCTATAAGAGTCTCTGTACTAAGCGAAGCATTGCCTTATATACAAAAGTTTTCAGGCCGTCGAATTGTAATCAAATACGGCGGTGCGGCAATGAAGAATGAAAAGCTAAAAGAAGCTGTTTTTAGAGATATTGCATTATTGTCAACAGTAGGAGCTCATCCAATAATTATTCATGGAGGCGGACCAGAAATAAATCAATGGCTCAGCAAACTAAAAATCAATAGTCAATTCCGTGATGGATTACGAGTTACTGATTCAGCAACAATGGATATTGTCGAAATGGTTCTTGTAGGAAGAGTAAATAAGCAAATAGTTAATGGAATAAATAAATTAGGAGCTTCCTCAGTAGGACTGTGTGGAATTGATGGAAGGTTAATTGAGGCACGTCCATTGGGCGATGGGAGTCATGGATTAGTTGGAGAAGTTGCAAGAGTCAACCCAGAAGTTATTGAACCTCTTATAGATAAAGGCTATATACCCGTGATCTCTAGTGTTGCTTCCTCTGAAGTCGGAACCAACTACAACATCAATGCAGATACTGTTGCTGGGGAAATAGCAGCTGCCATTGGAGCTGAAAAATTGATTTTATTAACAGATACTCCTGGTATTTTAGAAAAAGAGAACGACTCCAATACACTTATTCAGCAGATACGTCTATCAGAAGCACGAAAGCTTATAGAAAACGAAATTGTAAAAGGTGGCATGATGCCAAAGACCAAATGTTGTATTCGAGCCTTAGCTCAAGGGGTTTCTGCTGCACATATTATCGATGGCCGCATTTCACATGCCCTCCTTTTAGAATTATTCACTGACAAAGGCATAGGTACAATGATTATTGGACGGGGTTAA
- a CDS encoding DUF2854 domain-containing protein: MNKLPSPASLISITGGILAIIGLISYFNDAANLSVPTFFYGVPILLIGLALKNSEIPPAKSSIQKSDLNKLNLKGPKELSNLIGDVTRFRYGQRAHLETSLQALKLWDENKPPQLREIELIEKNQKFGIRMTFLFCGVPIEKWEEKKDRLGRFFASNLKASITAPNPEEIILELLPITNTTDND; the protein is encoded by the coding sequence ATGAACAAACTTCCGTCACCTGCAAGTCTAATTTCCATAACAGGTGGAATCCTTGCAATTATAGGACTTATTTCCTATTTCAATGATGCGGCAAACTTAAGCGTTCCTACTTTTTTCTATGGTGTGCCTATTTTACTAATCGGGTTAGCCTTGAAAAATTCTGAGATACCTCCTGCTAAAAGTTCCATACAAAAATCAGACTTAAACAAATTAAATTTAAAAGGACCCAAAGAGCTTTCTAACCTAATTGGCGACGTTACAAGATTCCGCTATGGACAAAGAGCTCATCTTGAAACATCCCTTCAGGCATTAAAGCTTTGGGATGAAAACAAACCTCCACAGCTGCGGGAAATTGAATTAATAGAAAAAAATCAAAAATTTGGTATTCGAATGACATTTTTGTTTTGTGGTGTTCCTATAGAGAAATGGGAAGAAAAAAAAGATCGTTTAGGCAGATTCTTTGCAAGTAATTTAAAAGCAAGTATCACTGCTCCTAACCCTGAAGAAATAATCCTTGAACTTCTTCCAATTACAAATACAACCGACAATGACTAA
- a CDS encoding single-stranded DNA-binding protein: MNHCLLEVMVKTAPTIRYTQDSQTPIAEMEVSFEGLRADDPRGSIKAIGWGNQAQTLQNNVKVGEKIILEGRLRMNTVPRQDGTKEKKAEFTVSKIHSDNSSNPSEQNPNLESTTSNSPKGPNSSEKTSTTTQPNEAVTWNASPLIPDTDDIPF; encoded by the coding sequence ATGAATCACTGCTTATTAGAAGTAATGGTCAAGACTGCCCCGACCATTCGTTACACGCAGGACAGTCAAACTCCCATTGCAGAAATGGAAGTTAGCTTCGAAGGGCTTAGGGCAGATGATCCAAGAGGTTCTATAAAAGCTATAGGTTGGGGGAACCAAGCTCAGACTCTGCAAAACAACGTTAAAGTTGGTGAAAAGATTATTCTTGAAGGCCGATTAAGAATGAATACTGTCCCTAGACAAGATGGGACAAAAGAAAAAAAAGCAGAATTTACTGTTTCAAAAATTCATTCAGATAACTCATCTAATCCATCAGAGCAAAATCCCAATTTAGAGTCCACAACTTCCAATTCACCTAAAGGCCCTAACTCTTCTGAAAAAACTTCAACAACAACTCAACCTAACGAGGCTGTTACGTGGAATGCATCACCTCTAATACCTGATACTGATGACATTCCTTTTTAA
- the cobK gene encoding precorrin-6A reductase, producing MRRNCHQHIWLLSGTGEGPLIAKALISKGWKVSVSVVTVQASQSYAHLPLESLWIGALDGPDGIRLLLAKTKEKKQGFDVIIDATHPFAAVISSNLKTVCQELNQPLIRFERSCRTSSKAFLIKTYEELLNFDLSGKRILFAIGSRSLPEAINLASQGGATVFARVLPTVEGLTKALACELPESHIAVLKPLLGKTIGEFESGLCRNWEITGVVARQSEGQTQMVWQNIAKEQKLDLWLISRPRVSKEVSVFHTISEMFEYLR from the coding sequence ATGAGGAGAAATTGCCACCAACATATTTGGTTGTTATCTGGAACAGGTGAAGGCCCTTTGATAGCAAAAGCTTTAATTTCTAAAGGTTGGAAAGTGAGTGTAAGCGTTGTGACTGTCCAGGCTTCTCAGTCATATGCCCATTTACCTTTGGAATCGCTATGGATAGGCGCTTTGGATGGACCTGATGGTATCCGTTTACTCCTGGCAAAAACTAAGGAAAAAAAACAGGGATTTGATGTAATTATTGATGCTACGCATCCATTCGCAGCGGTAATAAGTTCTAATCTCAAGACAGTTTGCCAAGAATTGAATCAGCCTTTAATTCGTTTTGAACGCTCTTGTCGAACTAGCTCAAAAGCCTTTTTAATTAAAACTTACGAAGAATTACTTAATTTTGATTTATCTGGGAAAAGAATTTTATTTGCAATTGGATCAAGATCTCTACCAGAGGCTATTAATTTAGCTTCTCAAGGAGGCGCAACTGTTTTTGCAAGGGTTTTGCCAACTGTTGAAGGATTGACTAAAGCCTTGGCATGTGAATTGCCTGAAAGTCATATAGCAGTGCTTAAACCACTTTTAGGTAAAACTATTGGTGAATTTGAATCAGGGCTATGCAGAAATTGGGAGATAACCGGTGTGGTTGCTAGGCAGTCTGAAGGGCAGACACAGATGGTTTGGCAAAATATTGCTAAAGAACAAAAACTTGATTTATGGTTGATTTCACGTCCAAGAGTGTCGAAAGAAGTTAGTGTATTTCATACTATTTCTGAAATGTTTGAGTATTTAAGATAA
- the cutA gene encoding divalent-cation tolerance protein CutA, which yields MIFNENDLLLVLTNESNDKNAKQLAEVILKKKLAACITFSNISSIYWWKDKLVNGDEVQLLIKTRLDLIHKVNDLIKKFHSYEVPEIIYLNACASKEYKEWLYEMTFK from the coding sequence GTGATTTTTAATGAGAATGATCTGCTATTGGTTTTAACTAATGAAAGTAATGATAAGAATGCTAAGCAATTAGCGGAAGTTATTTTAAAAAAAAAATTAGCTGCTTGCATAACTTTTTCTAATATAAGTTCTATTTATTGGTGGAAAGATAAATTAGTAAATGGAGATGAAGTTCAGTTACTTATCAAGACAAGGTTAGACCTAATTCATAAGGTAAATGACTTAATAAAAAAGTTCCATAGCTATGAAGTTCCAGAGATTATTTATTTGAATGCTTGTGCTAGTAAGGAATATAAAGAATGGTTATATGAAATGACTTTCAAATAA
- a CDS encoding adenosine kinase: MKTKKYDVVGIGNAIVDILIKTEDSFLLENSLPKGNMKLINETEAEYLYSKSGAGIETSGGSAANTIAGLSKLGIKTGFIGRVREDQLGNIFMHDIRSTGVLFNTPIIKDGPSTARCLIYVTPDAERTMCTYLGASVFLDTKDLDLSLVRETKILYLEGYLWDQSSAKSALEISAKECKDYGGKVALSLSDSFCIERHRESFKRLIENHVDIIFANESEIISLYESEDFKAAMEIIRPKCKIAVLTRGKEGSVIIEKNNTYFIDSYNLGKAIDTTGAGDLYASGFLYGYTNNKDLQACGQLGAICSGHIVTQFGPRSEASLSDLIKKYC; encoded by the coding sequence ATGAAAACTAAAAAATATGATGTAGTTGGAATTGGGAATGCAATCGTAGACATTCTTATCAAGACAGAAGATTCATTTCTTTTAGAAAACTCATTGCCAAAAGGCAATATGAAACTAATCAATGAAACCGAAGCAGAATATCTTTATTCTAAAAGTGGAGCAGGGATAGAAACCTCTGGTGGGTCTGCAGCTAATACAATTGCAGGACTATCTAAATTAGGAATTAAAACTGGTTTTATTGGAAGGGTTAGAGAAGATCAACTTGGGAATATATTTATGCATGATATTCGTTCTACTGGAGTATTATTTAATACTCCAATTATTAAAGATGGGCCTTCAACAGCTAGATGCCTTATTTATGTTACCCCTGATGCTGAAAGAACAATGTGCACATATCTTGGTGCATCGGTTTTTCTAGACACTAAAGACTTAGATCTATCTTTAGTAAGGGAAACAAAAATCTTATATTTAGAAGGGTATCTTTGGGATCAAAGTTCAGCCAAAAGTGCTTTAGAAATATCCGCAAAGGAATGTAAAGACTATGGGGGCAAAGTAGCATTATCACTTTCTGATTCTTTTTGCATTGAACGTCATAGAGAAAGTTTTAAACGTTTAATAGAAAATCATGTTGATATTATTTTTGCAAACGAATCTGAAATTATTTCACTATACGAATCAGAAGATTTCAAGGCGGCAATGGAAATAATTAGACCCAAATGTAAAATAGCCGTATTAACAAGAGGAAAGGAGGGCTCTGTTATTATTGAAAAAAACAATACTTATTTTATAGATTCTTATAATCTCGGCAAGGCAATAGATACAACAGGTGCAGGAGATTTGTATGCTAGTGGCTTTCTTTATGGTTATACAAACAATAAAGACTTACAAGCATGTGGACAACTTGGAGCAATTTGTTCAGGTCATATAGTTACACAATTTGGTCCTAGATCAGAAGCATCTCTTAGTGATTTAATAAAAAAATATTGCTAG
- a CDS encoding adenylosuccinate synthase — translation MANVVVIGAQWGDEGKGKITDLLSRSADVVVRYQGGVNAGHTIVVEDKVLKLHLIPSGILYPDTICLIGSGTVVDPKVMLEEISMLKENNIDISGLKLASTAHVTMPYHRLIDMAMEERRGAKKIGTTGRGIGPTYADKAQRSGIRVIDLLDETKLRESIDIPLKENNALLKKIYGRETLDKELIIKEYLGFGKLLEPHVVDCTRIIHQASRRKNNILFEGAQGTLLDLDHGTYPFVTSSNPVSGGACIGAGVGPTLIDRVIGVAKAYTTRVGEGPFPTELSGKINDQLCDKGGEYGTTTGRRRRCGWFDGVIGKYAVEVNGLDCLAITKLDVLDELEEIKVCTSYELNGKKIDYFPSSSEDFSKCKPIFETLPGWKSSTANCKNLDDLPEAAMSYLRFLAELMEVPIAIVSLGANREQTIVVEDPIHGPKRALLGS, via the coding sequence TTGGCAAACGTTGTCGTCATAGGTGCTCAGTGGGGTGATGAAGGGAAAGGTAAAATCACCGATCTTCTAAGTCGCTCTGCTGATGTTGTTGTTAGATATCAAGGAGGCGTCAATGCTGGTCATACCATTGTTGTTGAAGACAAGGTCCTTAAGCTTCATTTGATTCCTTCAGGAATCCTTTATCCAGATACCATTTGCTTAATAGGTTCTGGAACAGTTGTCGATCCAAAAGTGATGCTTGAAGAAATCTCAATGTTGAAAGAAAATAATATTGATATCTCAGGTCTAAAACTAGCTTCAACAGCACATGTGACCATGCCATATCATCGTTTAATTGATATGGCAATGGAGGAACGAAGAGGTGCAAAAAAGATAGGAACTACTGGCAGAGGGATTGGGCCTACTTATGCTGACAAAGCACAAAGGAGTGGAATAAGAGTTATAGATTTACTTGATGAAACTAAGCTCAGAGAATCAATAGATATACCTTTAAAAGAAAACAATGCTTTACTTAAAAAGATTTATGGTAGAGAAACTCTCGACAAAGAACTAATTATCAAAGAATATCTCGGATTCGGAAAACTTCTAGAGCCTCACGTTGTTGATTGCACGAGAATAATTCATCAAGCATCAAGGAGAAAAAACAATATTCTGTTTGAAGGAGCCCAAGGAACTCTTTTAGACCTTGATCATGGGACTTACCCATTTGTAACCTCCTCCAATCCTGTTTCCGGAGGTGCATGCATAGGTGCAGGAGTAGGCCCAACACTTATTGATAGAGTAATAGGCGTTGCTAAAGCTTATACAACTAGAGTGGGTGAGGGCCCATTCCCAACCGAACTTAGTGGGAAAATCAATGATCAGTTATGCGATAAAGGCGGTGAGTATGGAACAACAACTGGAAGAAGAAGAAGATGTGGATGGTTTGATGGGGTTATTGGTAAATATGCCGTAGAGGTCAATGGACTAGATTGCCTTGCTATTACGAAATTAGATGTACTTGATGAACTTGAAGAAATTAAAGTTTGCACATCTTATGAACTTAATGGTAAAAAGATTGATTATTTCCCTAGCAGTTCAGAAGACTTTAGCAAATGCAAACCAATATTTGAAACACTACCTGGCTGGAAATCTTCAACAGCTAATTGTAAGAATTTGGATGATCTTCCTGAAGCAGCAATGTCTTACTTAAGGTTTCTTGCAGAGCTAATGGAAGTTCCTATAGCTATCGTTTCCTTAGGAGCAAATCGAGAACAAACTATAGTAGTAGAAGACCCCATACATGGACCTAAGCGTGCATTATTAGGAAGTTAA
- the psb27 gene encoding photosystem II protein Psb27 — MKLDLLTKYNMYESLSQYFQKFIRVSFSLLIGLLIVLHPFGQTVTAEKPSMSGDFVKDTVSVAQTLKETIALPTEDVDKQLEAKDQALGLITAYISRYRNRPQVNSSSSFTTMQTALNSMAGHYKTFSNRPLPEKLKERLNKELSRAEKTVVKEIQT; from the coding sequence ATGAAACTAGATTTACTTACTAAATACAACATGTATGAAAGCCTTTCTCAGTACTTCCAAAAGTTCATAAGAGTTTCATTCTCTCTTTTAATAGGTCTCTTGATTGTCTTACATCCTTTTGGACAGACTGTCACAGCTGAAAAGCCTTCTATGTCAGGTGACTTTGTCAAAGATACAGTCTCAGTAGCTCAAACTCTAAAAGAGACAATTGCTTTGCCAACTGAAGATGTAGACAAGCAGTTAGAGGCTAAGGATCAAGCACTAGGGTTAATTACCGCTTATATCTCGAGATATAGGAATCGACCTCAGGTCAATAGTTCCTCATCTTTTACGACAATGCAAACTGCCTTGAACTCAATGGCAGGCCATTACAAAACATTTTCTAACAGACCTTTACCAGAGAAGTTAAAAGAGCGTCTAAATAAAGAACTATCAAGAGCTGAGAAAACAGTAGTAAAAGAAATTCAAACGTAA
- a CDS encoding proline--tRNA ligase gives MRVSRLLLVTLRDTPADAEIVSHQLLVRSGFIKRVTSGIYAYMPLMWRVIKKITSIVQEELDDRGCLQTLLPQLHPAELWQKTGRWDSYTAGEGIMFNLKDRQNRELGLAPTHEEVITKIAGDILQSYKQLPANLYQIQTKFRDEIRPRFGLMRSREFIMKDAYSFHSNELDLKNTYQEMNNAYEKIFKRCGLEIVAVDADSGAIGGAESREFMVTAEAGEDLILVSPDKKYAANQEKAISHPNEAQKLRLSNSKLIETKDQKTIEDLCKNNSFDQTQIVKVIIFIATLEGNIKQPILISIRADQEVNEVKLSNAISQHLNKSLLKLTATSKEDLDSEGISEIPFGYIGPDLDDSCLKTAIKWNKKFIRLADHTALDLESFVCGSNKTDYHRAFATWLSLGGKPHGVDIRKAMAGDKCIHDSTQKLTQKRGIEIGHIFQLGRKYSSSIEATFTNESGFEEPFWMGCYGIGISRLAQASVEQNHDDSGIIWPITIAPFEAIVLIANMKDDNQRKLGESIYLKLMKQGIDVIIDDRDERAGVKFKDADLIGIPWKIIAGRDSASEKVELINRANKASQVLNYEEAISQLIKEIHQQKNRF, from the coding sequence ATGCGCGTCTCCCGCCTGTTGCTGGTGACGCTGCGGGATACACCCGCCGACGCCGAAATAGTTTCACATCAACTGCTTGTCAGAAGCGGATTTATCAAGCGTGTTACTTCAGGGATATATGCTTATATGCCATTAATGTGGAGAGTAATTAAGAAGATTACTTCAATTGTCCAAGAAGAATTAGATGACAGGGGGTGTCTCCAAACACTTTTACCACAATTACATCCTGCAGAGTTATGGCAAAAAACTGGTAGATGGGATAGCTACACAGCTGGTGAAGGCATAATGTTTAATCTTAAAGATAGGCAAAATAGAGAACTTGGCCTTGCACCAACTCATGAAGAAGTAATTACAAAAATAGCAGGGGATATTTTGCAATCTTATAAACAACTTCCTGCAAACCTTTATCAAATTCAAACTAAATTTAGAGATGAAATTAGGCCAAGGTTTGGCCTAATGAGAAGCAGAGAATTTATAATGAAAGACGCTTATTCGTTTCATTCAAATGAGTTAGATCTGAAAAATACATATCAAGAGATGAATAATGCTTATGAAAAGATTTTTAAACGATGTGGTCTTGAAATAGTAGCTGTAGATGCTGATAGTGGTGCCATTGGCGGGGCAGAATCAAGAGAGTTTATGGTTACAGCAGAGGCAGGTGAAGATCTTATATTAGTAAGTCCAGATAAAAAATATGCTGCCAATCAAGAAAAGGCTATATCTCATCCAAATGAAGCTCAAAAGCTTAGACTTAGTAATTCTAAGCTTATAGAAACAAAAGATCAAAAAACAATAGAAGATCTTTGTAAAAATAACTCTTTTGATCAGACTCAAATAGTAAAAGTAATTATTTTCATAGCTACTTTAGAAGGCAATATAAAACAACCAATACTAATAAGTATTAGAGCTGATCAGGAGGTTAATGAAGTAAAGCTCAGCAATGCAATAAGTCAACATCTAAATAAATCTTTACTTAAACTCACAGCCACTTCTAAAGAAGATTTGGATTCTGAAGGGATAAGTGAAATACCTTTTGGTTATATAGGCCCAGACTTGGATGACTCTTGTTTAAAAACAGCAATTAAATGGAATAAAAAGTTTATTAGATTAGCAGATCATACAGCGCTAGATTTAGAGTCTTTTGTTTGTGGATCAAATAAAACTGATTACCATAGAGCATTTGCTACATGGTTATCTCTTGGAGGAAAGCCTCATGGAGTTGACATTAGAAAAGCAATGGCAGGAGACAAATGTATTCATGATTCAACACAGAAACTTACACAAAAAAGAGGTATTGAAATAGGGCATATATTTCAATTAGGTCGTAAATATTCTTCATCAATTGAAGCTACTTTTACAAATGAATCTGGGTTTGAAGAACCTTTCTGGATGGGATGCTATGGAATAGGAATATCAAGGCTCGCTCAAGCTTCTGTAGAACAGAATCATGACGACTCAGGGATTATATGGCCCATAACAATTGCTCCCTTTGAAGCAATTGTATTAATAGCAAATATGAAGGACGATAATCAAAGAAAATTAGGTGAAAGTATATATCTGAAGCTTATGAAACAGGGTATTGACGTGATAATAGATGATAGGGATGAAAGAGCAGGTGTAAAATTCAAAGATGCAGATTTGATAGGTATACCATGGAAAATAATTGCAGGGAGGGACTCAGCTTCAGAGAAGGTGGAATTAATCAATAGAGCTAATAAGGCTTCACAAGTACTCAATTATGAAGAAGCGATTTCACAATTAATCAAAGAAATTCATCAGCAAAAAAATCGATTTTGA
- a CDS encoding resolvase, with translation MFRGELDSSSFKSSSDYSGVDTEASSFNSAQDSLVGIDEVQKSLNRSRASVYRYTNTDPRNLNPPFNPRKLNPEFRSDQKDPLLFHSNEVARFAKDILRIKEVNVEVLNSPSTATQEVLLLILDELKSIRIKLDGLNK, from the coding sequence ATGTTTAGGGGGGAATTAGATTCTTCGTCATTCAAGTCTTCTTCTGACTATTCAGGTGTGGATACAGAAGCATCATCTTTCAACTCAGCCCAAGACTCTCTTGTTGGCATAGATGAGGTCCAAAAATCATTGAATCGATCTAGAGCCTCTGTCTATAGATATACAAATACTGACCCACGTAATCTTAACCCTCCTTTTAATCCGAGAAAGCTAAACCCTGAATTCAGAAGTGATCAAAAAGACCCGCTTTTGTTCCACTCCAACGAAGTGGCTAGGTTTGCCAAAGACATTCTTAGAATAAAAGAGGTTAATGTAGAAGTGCTTAATTCTCCATCTACTGCGACTCAGGAGGTTTTGCTATTAATTCTTGATGAATTAAAGTCTATAAGAATTAAGCTAGATGGGTTGAATAAATAA
- a CDS encoding inorganic diphosphatase produces the protein MDLNPLSPAPSAGLVNLVVEIPAGSRNKYEYFAEAGIMALDRVLHSSVRYPFDYGFIPNTLAEDGAPLDAMVIMQEPTFAGCLIKARPIGLLDMHDEGAYDGKLLCVPVADPRQKDITSIRQIAPNQLEDVAEFFRTYKSLEGRVVLIDGWRDHDAVEDLLKECIKAKKNKSK, from the coding sequence ATGGATTTAAACCCTTTATCACCTGCTCCTTCTGCTGGATTAGTCAATTTAGTAGTAGAAATACCTGCTGGTAGTAGGAATAAATACGAATACTTCGCAGAAGCAGGAATCATGGCTCTAGATCGAGTTCTTCATTCATCGGTTCGTTATCCATTTGATTATGGCTTTATTCCAAATACTCTTGCTGAAGATGGTGCCCCTTTAGATGCAATGGTTATTATGCAAGAGCCAACATTTGCTGGTTGTTTAATTAAAGCCAGACCTATTGGCCTATTAGATATGCATGATGAAGGTGCTTATGATGGCAAGTTATTATGTGTGCCTGTTGCAGATCCACGTCAGAAAGATATTACTAGTATTCGCCAAATTGCCCCCAATCAACTTGAAGATGTAGCAGAATTCTTTAGAACTTATAAGAGCTTAGAAGGTAGAGTTGTATTGATTGATGGTTGGCGTGATCATGATGCGGTAGAAGATCTATTAAAAGAATGTATCAAGGCAAAAAAAAATAAGTCTAAATGA
- a CDS encoding Spx/MgsR family RNA polymerase-binding regulatory protein, producing the protein MANQVLIKVYSYSLCGSCKKALSWLSQNGIAYEIIDIIKCPPPSSLIKEGVKQLGDRKYLLNTSGKSYRNIGAQLIKRMKDSEVIELLSKDSKLIKRPFVVNTNGEIIVGFNESKWESFFLN; encoded by the coding sequence ATGGCTAATCAAGTGTTAATTAAAGTTTATAGTTATTCCCTTTGTGGAAGTTGTAAAAAAGCATTGAGTTGGCTTAGCCAAAATGGTATTGCTTATGAGATAATAGATATAATTAAATGTCCTCCTCCTTCAAGTCTTATTAAGGAAGGAGTAAAGCAATTGGGTGATAGAAAGTATCTATTAAATACTAGTGGTAAAAGTTATAGAAATATTGGGGCACAATTAATTAAACGAATGAAAGATAGTGAGGTGATTGAATTGCTTTCAAAAGATAGCAAGTTGATTAAAAGACCTTTTGTTGTAAATACTAATGGTGAAATAATAGTTGGATTTAATGAATCTAAGTGGGAAAGTTTCTTTTTGAATTAA